The genomic window GTTCACGCCGTTCACGTCGTTCGTCAACGTGGCCGGGCTTCCGGCGATCGTGCTGCCCGTGCACGACACGGCCGAGGGGCTTCCCATGGGCGTGCAGCTGATCGGGCGGCCCGGCGGCGAGGCGATGCTGTTCGCCCTGGCCGCGCAGCTCGAGCGGGTCGCGAGGCGCGGACGGCGGCGACCGCCGGTCTGGTGAGCGGATGGCACGGTCGCGCCCGTGCGCCGTGTGCAAGACTTAGGTAATGCTTACCTCACCTGCCGCGACCGCGACCGCCGCGGCACGCCCGCGCCCCGCGTACCGATCGTTCCGCGCGACCGTGCGGCGCTTGCGACGGCTCACCCCGCACTTCACGCGGGTGACCTTCGGCGGCGAGGAGCTCGCCGGGTTCGGCACGGCCGGCCTCGACCAGCGCCTCAAGGTCGTGCTGCCGCTGCCCGGCACGGGGTTCGACGACTTCCCGGGGGGCGAGGACTGGTACGGCACGTGGCGCGAGCTGCCCGCCGAGCGGCGCAACCCCTTCCGCACCTACACGATCCGAGCGGTGCGCCCCGAGCTGCGCGAGGTCGACGTCGACTTCGTCGCGCACGGCGACGCCGGTCCGGGCTCGGCCTGGGCGTCCCGCGCCCGCCCCGGCGACGAGGTCGTGCTCGTGGGGCCCGACGAGCTGAGCGAGGGCCGCACGATCGGCATCGACTGGCGGCCGGGCGAGGTCGAGATCGTCCTGCTCGCGGGTGACGAGACCGCGGCTCCCGCGATCTGCGCGATCCTCGAGTCGCTGCCCGCCGACGCGTCCGGTGCGGCGATCATCGAGGTCCCGGGTGCCGACGACGTGCTCGAGGTGCGCGCGCCGGCGGGCGTCGAGGTGCGCTGGCTCCCGCGCACGCC from Agromyces aurantiacus includes these protein-coding regions:
- a CDS encoding siderophore-interacting protein — encoded protein: MLTSPAATATAAARPRPAYRSFRATVRRLRRLTPHFTRVTFGGEELAGFGTAGLDQRLKVVLPLPGTGFDDFPGGEDWYGTWRELPAERRNPFRTYTIRAVRPELREVDVDFVAHGDAGPGSAWASRARPGDEVVLVGPDELSEGRTIGIDWRPGEVEIVLLAGDETAAPAICAILESLPADASGAAIIEVPGADDVLEVRAPAGVEVRWLPRTPDQVHGERLVPAVRDWVAGTCRSRDGADPADAAAGIASRPLAELEAAADADGVLWDVPEGTSLDGDCYAWLAGEASVITALRRFLVRDAGLDRRRVAFMGYWRRGRAELA